One region of Colius striatus isolate bColStr4 chromosome 4, bColStr4.1.hap1, whole genome shotgun sequence genomic DNA includes:
- the PDCD6 gene encoding programmed cell death protein 6 isoform X2 — protein MFDRENKGGVNFNEFTGVWKYITDWQNVFRTYDRDNSGMIDKNELKQALTGFGYRLSDQFYDILIRKFDRQGRGQVAFDDFIQCCVVLQRLTDVFRRYDTDQDGWIQVSYEQYLSMVFSIV, from the exons ATGTTTGACCGAGAAAACAAAGGTGGTGTGAACTTCAATGAATTTACAGGAGTCTGGAAATACATCACAGACTGGCAGAATGTCTTTCGAACGTATGACAGAGACAATTCTGGAATGATTGACAAAAATGAACTCAAGCAAGCACTAACAGGTTTTG GTTACCGACTGTCCGATCAATTCTATGATATCCTTATTCGGAAGTTTGACAGACAAGGAAGAGGACAAGTTGCTTTTGATGACTTTATTCAGTGCTGTGTTGTTTTACAG aGGCTGACGGACGTGTTCCGCCGCTACGACACTGACCAGGATGGGTGGATTCAGGTGTCCTATGAGCAATATCTTTCCATGGTCTTCAGCATCGTATGA
- the PDCD6 gene encoding programmed cell death protein 6 isoform X1, with amino-acid sequence MAAGYQYRPNGGAGAALPDPSFLWNVFQRVDKDRSGIISDNELQQALSNGTWTPFNPATVRSILGMFDRENKGGVNFNEFTGVWKYITDWQNVFRTYDRDNSGMIDKNELKQALTGYRLSDQFYDILIRKFDRQGRGQVAFDDFIQCCVVLQRLTDVFRRYDTDQDGWIQVSYEQYLSMVFSIV; translated from the exons ATGGCGGCCGGCTATCAGTACAGGCCCAACGGCGGCGCCGGCGCCGCGCTGCCCGACCCCTCCTTCCTGTGGAACGTTTTCCAGAG gGTTGATAAAGATAGGAGTGGGATAATATCTGATAATGAACTTCAGCAGGCGTTATCCAATG GCACGTGGACTCCATTCAATCCAGCAACAGTCAGGTCGATTCTTG gCATGTTTGACCGAGAAAACAAAGGTGGTGTGAACTTCAATGAATTTACAGGAGTCTGGAAATACATCACAGACTGGCAGAATGTCTTTCGAACGTATGACAGAGACAATTCTGGAATGATTGACAAAAATGAACTCAAGCAAGCACTAACAG GTTACCGACTGTCCGATCAATTCTATGATATCCTTATTCGGAAGTTTGACAGACAAGGAAGAGGACAAGTTGCTTTTGATGACTTTATTCAGTGCTGTGTTGTTTTACAG aGGCTGACGGACGTGTTCCGCCGCTACGACACTGACCAGGATGGGTGGATTCAGGTGTCCTATGAGCAATATCTTTCCATGGTCTTCAGCATCGTATGA
- the PDCD6 gene encoding programmed cell death protein 6 isoform X3, whose product MAAGYQYRPNGGAGAALPDPSFLWNVFQRVDKDRSGIISDNELQQALSNGTWTPFNPATVRSILGMFDRENKGGVNFNEFTGVWKYITDWQNVFRTYDRDNSGMIDKNELKQALTGFGYRLSDQFYDILIRKFDRQGRGQVAFDDFIQCCVVLQRLTDVFRRYDTDQDGWIQVSYEQYLSMVFSIV is encoded by the exons ATGGCGGCCGGCTATCAGTACAGGCCCAACGGCGGCGCCGGCGCCGCGCTGCCCGACCCCTCCTTCCTGTGGAACGTTTTCCAGAG gGTTGATAAAGATAGGAGTGGGATAATATCTGATAATGAACTTCAGCAGGCGTTATCCAATG GCACGTGGACTCCATTCAATCCAGCAACAGTCAGGTCGATTCTTG gCATGTTTGACCGAGAAAACAAAGGTGGTGTGAACTTCAATGAATTTACAGGAGTCTGGAAATACATCACAGACTGGCAGAATGTCTTTCGAACGTATGACAGAGACAATTCTGGAATGATTGACAAAAATGAACTCAAGCAAGCACTAACAGGTTTTG GTTACCGACTGTCCGATCAATTCTATGATATCCTTATTCGGAAGTTTGACAGACAAGGAAGAGGACAAGTTGCTTTTGATGACTTTATTCAGTGCTGTGTTGTTTTACAG aGGCTGACGGACGTGTTCCGCCGCTACGACACTGACCAGGATGGGTGGATTCAGGTGTCCTATGAGCAATATCTTTCCATGGTCTTCAGCATCGTATGA